In Schizosaccharomyces osmophilus chromosome 2, complete sequence, the following proteins share a genomic window:
- the bit2 gene encoding HbrB family protein involved in TOR signaling Bit2, with protein sequence MKSVKIRRIRIGPLILEYSDGFSINIFIQKRNRIITSNPEKSKTTTKKRRTISNESILSKGSVKSITPRRSKAGFLVQQYKQYIRCKKSDNDPPTVLLAWKELNLAMRPLFPQHRTNTSDADSWRKQIVVEELNLLLLRCISACEAIRDFDDLIETARVSLTVDISLMNGIRKQLHGTIELIEEWRMFYSESLPYIEATFLPITFERIEIAQLFEEPMKSYWLKKSEQIDVKVLCLWAFRTFVVIPKLKKISNAATDFPKLENSQRVSLLQMISIIFLVKPIEECDIILLNWLRSLVLNQTIEDPISCI encoded by the coding sequence aTGAAGTCTGTAAAAATTCGGAGGATTCGTATAGGTCCTCTTATCTTGGAATATTCAGACGGTTTCTCGATTAACatatttattcaaaaacgaaatagAATCATCACTTCCAACCCTGAAAAGTCAAAAACCACaactaaaaaaagaagaaccaTCTCGAATGAATCGATCCTTTCCAAGGGATCGGTCAAGTCCATAACTCCAAGAAGAAGTAAAGCCGGTTTTCTCGTTCAACAATATAAGCAGTACATTCGGTGCAAGAAAAGTGACAACGATCCCCCTACTGTACTTTTAGCCTGGAAAGAATTAAACCTTGCCATGAGGCCTCTATTTCCTCAACATCGTACCAACACAAGCGATGCGGACAGTTGGAGAAAGCAAATTGTCGTAGAGGAATTGAATTTGCTTCTATTAAGGTGTATAAGTGCGTGTGAAGCAATTCGCGATTTTGATGATCTTATTGAAACAGCTCGTGTAAGTTTGACAGTGGATATTTCCTTGATGAATGGAATTAGGAAGCAATTGCATGGAACCATTGAACTTATAGAAGAGTGGAGAATGTTTTACTCGGAATCTCTCCCGTATATAGAAGCCACCTTTTTACCGATCACGTTTGAGAGAATTGAAATTGCACAGTTGTTCGAAGAGCCGATGAAGAGCTACTGGCTGAAAAAATCAGAACAAATTGATGTGAAAGTCCTTTGCTTGTGGGCTTTTCGAACATTTGTAGTTATTCccaaattgaagaaaataagcAATGCTGCTACCGATTTCCCAAAACTAGAGAATTCTCAACGAGTATCACTTTTACAAATGATTTCAATCATTTTTCTGGTTAAACCAATTGAGGAATGCGATattattttgttgaattgGCTTCGCTCTCTCGTCTTAAACCAAACAATTGAGGACCCTATATCATGTATATAA
- the nxt2 gene encoding nuclear import protein Nxt2, whose translation MADFNALATQFTQFYYQTFDTDRSQLSSLYRDESMLSFEGAQLQGAKDIVEKLMGLPFQRVQHRISTLDAQPTGANGSVVVMVTGELLLDEEQMAQRYSQVFHLVNNGGNYFVLNDLFRLNYG comes from the exons ATGGCTG ACTTCAACGCTCTGGCTACTCAGTTCACTCAATTTTATTATCAAACTTTCGACACCGATCGTTCTCAACTCTCATCTTTATAC CGTGATGAGTCTATGTTGAGTTTTGAGGGCGCCCAACTCCAAGGTGCTAAGGATATTGTTGAGAAACTTATG GGTCTCCCCTTCCAACGTGTCCAACACCGTATTTCTACTTTGGATGCACAACCTACCGGTGCTAACGGCTCCGTTGTTGTTATGGTTACTGGTGAACTTTTG TTGGATGAGGAACAAATGGCACAACGCTACAGCCAAGTTTTCCATCTTGTGAATAATGGCGGTAACtactttgttttgaatgatCTTTTCCGTCTTAACTATGGTTag
- the mus7 gene encoding DNA repair protein Mus7/Mms22: MSDFLLLDHVSDSQGSGSEWSSTISSSVSVVKTKTSISKNNHEFGNSISNVKSVNGLSVSSNSSVASLPNPINESLTRNTSFKHIGAVESGNDVQTVNNASPIASTSRREFRPRRPEQTMPYTYDFLRHKLEFKKMGLAPISVPHGTEHATEQRSVAHRPVNVIVRGTIKEKESPIDDKRETETKIHRTRKRHGIILSDSDDEPSSSHSSRNFKSNDTIADEYKASQKSDLTLSHVSDQDDDEDAESSSSFSSTGSNTKVPPSLDVYKKRLKGILPPSFLTLQGKRKLDKENPSFELHDAHNSNQDSIGVKKKGIVRRKLNQNRTKSLSFGKPLDEQDHYENNTPSSSPKVPHFDKTAFTNSLTKESQTKNQDEQDPSLLANISSIPTFRSASFPQSQNEDPDDFPRKRRRKNKRSFVDLGLLATHTYNTTGKPAPKFLRIFSRAASKVPKKKSKLTQRSSNKYFLFDSVSDQKEVEQVIDNWDQGEHLLIKDTFTKIPKASHKRDVRHNNDLSRNKSSKISSKKAPSEDFIKSNSSTGKQKEISQKREKFLALFSYPKTQRQKQKQPYTFPQSSMDKLFVDKPEDSLKSVHSSLGNKGSLNSSHLLNPNQNDSKTVPSIFSKLPRKQKANRILRDDYGQLIFSSKGSNSSPSIEHFFKVGSFSVTFNVVPFKSGISLPEGSLLRNGYLENILKRESANPTKRIYAFSRHFSVSDEVSKTNSQLEEAFELIVDLLPVFNNNYAKDAYDLFSFCSGYLLNLQLSDQTNIASQSSSFLEMFTKFFDRCMSTISLKESQFFFKLNILFLTFQFLYCAQYEIISSSSRNSIRLARELISKLLSYGQTDLLECYRCLRSSTEPTNPFSVISLETWIILNKLLILSTGKYGSLWEQVDNYLSLDGPELSILEMEKIWYIIITVSPVFQFNDLGVAGSPTSHSYWPLVLKTCRSTFERQKKGIDPKVTERYLRVLLLRINLLISEWFWSEVASVLTAIFDFFSHRKFIDLSYESSEDVASEFPDFIKSLDRSPDLHISALDTCFVIFLKTVIISIQRLKCDSKNTSIIRRIVSRLQPLHARQYRREIPFSMKDYMSLEHTHTLLISLFWVAPENCKPNVNGIRDNVIFEGSHLKARLISLKAWQYLMRYILLYGSDAQLDACMNWLDSLMEVTLNEYLSLVFSDQGLDEIELIAYSQGQLEDFLLVAFYSLQALIPNPSVYIRRINCLLTFHCSQFIFQNSSSLPSKVILECTYFLKKFLTYHSACQLPRDKTVTNVVSADSQDAYFENDYIDDTELMIEQEKFERICELAKLLRKHVSPYLYQTISTLVGSDESEYKSFRPVLIPLMECMALCASSAVEAKINDWSYYVDFGSESWERIRNTRLKRSLSSQFYSILIETNVSFLVDQREKVVTVWFESLGALHDSYAASFTLLLLEKDNNNPLLFNLPIILDDHEAFHRQFKSVQLSLISSVLGNMAKIYDDVKNNYMESQQYYQILFLQYLSSLLASMQSSYESLVYSGDEHSIFISSAQRVVGDILQYCSPFANERNLAGLRYFMDSARFPQPPERLEYAAFRLRSYARKNLASNSSRSALFSFLKANFDVALLEQKQKDIMNLLTLAMGSYSLDANDHWDVEVSTLRKFCLKDLLLNYLSVKSLVASFYSSLLLDCLTQVYSSFQYVYLNEEHQIKICEEVYTSISALENFALLYSSSNPVIAGKIYHLLSAVSKFALVKTDNRFVLDLQNYLGKLSREFLLELCWILQSQEYPPPFCQEVCPQSKLFSSIEQHCKADWYENIDNIVHKVRKTKLHLPSVVEQESTKWNALIELFVQSWKRKPDILEPELETFYRNVRLHHNSLSDLPFQVSDVLARIDRLWIIEGISLHDMYI; encoded by the coding sequence ATGAGTGATTTCTTACTTCTTGACCATGTATCAGATTCTCAAGGTTCAGGAAGTGAATGGTCAAGTACAATCTCGTCTTCGGTTTCTGTCGTAAAGACGAAAACCAGCATTTCTAAAAATAATCATGAATTTGGGAATTCTATAAGTAACGTCAAATCCGTGAACGGTCTTTCAGTGTCTTCCAACAGTTCCGTCGCTTCTTTACCCAATCCAATTAATGAGAGTCTTACGCGAAATACTTCTTTTAAACATATTGGAGCTGTCGAAAGTGGAAACGATGTACAAACGGTGAATAATGCTTCCCCAATAGCTTCTACTTCGAGACGTGAGTTTCGTCCGCGACGCCCTGAACAAACGATGCCTTATACTTACGACTTTTTGAGACATAAGCtagaattcaaaaagatggGCTTAGCGCCGATTTCTGTTCCACATGGCACTGAGCATGCAACAGAACAACGATCGGTAGCCCATAGGCCAGTTAATGTCATAGTAAGGGGAACCATAAAGGAGAAAGAATCTCCCATTGATGATAAAAGGGAAAcggaaacaaaaattcataGGACGAGGAAGCGACATGGTATAATTCTATCCGACAGTGATGATGAGCCTTCAAGTAGTCATAGTTCGCGGAATTTCAAGTCGAATGACACTATCGCGGATGAATATAAAGCTTCTCAAAAATCAGATTTAACTCTCTCGCATGTGTCTGACCAAGACGACGACGAAGATGCGGAATCGTcatcctctttttcttcaacaggTTCTAATACCAAGGTACCACCATCGCTTGATGtctacaaaaaaagactAAAAGGAATTCTTCccccttcttttttaacattacagggaaaaagaaagttggataaagaaaatccaaGCTTCGAACTTCATGATGCTCATAATAGCAATCAAGATTCTATTggtgtaaaaaaaaaaggtatcGTGAGACGGAAGCTGAATCAAAATAGGACGAAAAGTTTATCTTTTGGAAAGCCTTTGGATGAACAAGACCactatgaaaataatactCCTTCGTCGTCTCCCAAAGTCCCACATTTTGATAAGACAGCTTTTACGAACTCTCTCACTAAGGAAAGCCAAACGAAAAATCAAGATGAACAAGACCCTTCTTTGCTTGCAAATATTTCCAGCATCCCAACCTTCCGCTCTGCGAGCTTCCCTCAAAGTCAAAACGAAGACCCAGATGATTTTCccagaaaaagaagaagaaaaaataagcGCAGTTTTGTTGACTTAGGCTTATTAGCAACGCATACTTATAACACAACAGGGAAACCGGCCCCAAAGTTTCTACGTATATTCTCTCGGGCTGCTTCAAAAGTAccgaagaaaaaatcaaaattaacACAAAGAAGCTCTAACaagtattttttgtttgattcGGTATCCGATCAGAAGGAAGTTGAACAAGTGATAGATAATTGGGATCAGGGTGAACATTTGTTAATTAAGGACACCTTCACCAAAATCCCAAAGGCTTCCCATAAAAGGGATGTTCGGCATAATAATGATTTGTCACGAAATAAGAGCTCTAAAATCAGCAGTAAAAAGGCACCTTCTGAGGACTTTATAAAATCCAATTCGTCGACGGGAAAGCAGAAGGAAATTTCAcagaaaagagagaagTTTTTagctttgttttcttacCCTAAAACTCAGAGacagaaacaaaagcaacCATATACTTTCCCTCAAAGTTCCATGGATAAGCTTTTCGTTGATAAACCTGAAGATTCGCTAAAGAGTGTTCATAGCTCTTTAGGGAATAAGGGTAGTCTGAACTCTAGTCATTTGCTTAATCCTAACCAGAACGACTCGAAAACGGTGCCGTCCATCTTTAGTAAATTACCGAGAAAACAGAAAGCAAACCGTATCCTTCGCGATGATTATGGTCAGCtaattttctcttccaaAGGATCTAATAGTTCACCTAGCATCGaacatttctttaaagTTGGCTCTTTTTCTGTTACTTTTAATGTGGTTCCCTTTAAGTCTGGTATTAGTCTACCAGAGGGTAGCCTTCTTCGGAATGGATACTTagaaaatatattaaaGAGGGAATCAGCGAATCCTACGAAACGTatttatgctttttctCGTCATTTTAGCGTCTCTGACGAGGTATCAAAGACAAACAGCCAGTTAGAAGAAGCTTTCGAATTAATAGTGGATCTACTCCCGGTGTTTAATAATAACTATGCTAAAGATGCTTATGATCTCTTCTCGTTTTGCTCTGGTTATTTGCTCAATCTGCAACTGTCTGATCAAACAAACATTGCCAGCCAAAGTTCCTCTTTTCTGGAAATGTTTACTAAGTTTTTTGATCGATGCATGTCAactatttctttaaaagagAGtcagtttttctttaaactgaacattctttttttaacgTTTCAGTTTCTTTACTGTGCACAATACGAGATTATTAGCTCTTCGTCTAGAAATTCCATACGTTTGGCAAGAGAGTTGATAAGTAAGCTGCTGAGTTATGGACAGACTGATTTGTTAGAATGCTACCGTTGTCTTAGATCTTCGACTGAACCAACAAACCCCTTCTCAGTGATTTCTTTGGAGACATGGatcattttgaataaacTTCTGATTCTTAGTACTGGAAAATACGGAAGTTTATGGGAGCAGGTCGATAATTATTTGAGTTTGGATGGCCCTGAGTTATCAATTTTAGAGATGGAAAAGATATGGTACATTATAATCACAGTATCTCCAGTGTTTCAGTTTAATGACCTCGGTGTCGCCGGAAGCCCTACCAGTCATAGTTATTGGCCTCTCGTTCTCAAAACGTGCCGAAGTACCTttgaaagacaaaagaaggGCATCGATCCTAAAGTCACAGAACGTTATTTACGAGTTTTATTGTTAAGAATTAATCTTTTGATATCTGAATGGTTTTGGTCAGAAGTAGCATCCGTTTTAACTGCTATCTTTGACTTCTTCAGTCATCGTAAATTTATTGATCTTTCTTATGAGTCATCCGAAGATGTTGCTTCAGAATTTCCAgattttataaaatcacTGGACAGGTCTCCCGATTTGCACATAAGTGCGCTTGATACGTGTTTTGTCATTTTTCTCAAAACAGTGAttatttcaattcaaaGGCTAAAATGCGATTCTAAAAACACTTCGATAATACGTCGAATCGTTTCAAGACTTCAACCACTTCATGCCCGACAGTATAGAAGAGAGATTCCTTTCTCAATGAAAGACTATATGTCTCTCGAACATACACATACTCTATTAATATCATTGTTTTGGGTTGCTCCAGAGAACTGCAAACCAAACGTAAATGGAATACGAGACAATGTCATATTTGAAGGCTCGCATCTCAAAGCGCGATTAATTAGTTTAAAGGCTTGGCAATATTTGATGCGATATATACTACTGTATGGATCGGACGCTCAATTGGATGCCTGTATGAACTGGCTTGATTCGTTAATGGAAGTCACTTTGAACGAATACTTATCATTGGTATTCTCAGATCAGGGTCTcgatgaaattgaacttATTGCTTATTCCCAAGGCCAATTGGAAGACTTCCTATTAGTGGCCTTTTACTCGCTTCAAGCTTTAATACCAAATCCTTCAGTATACATTCGAAGAATAAACTGTTTGCTGACGTTTCACTGTAGTCAATTCATATTTCAGAATTCGTCAAGTTTGCCCTCAAAGGTTATACTTGAATgtacttattttttaaaaaaatttctcACTTATCACTCTGCCTGTCAATTACCTCGTGATAAAACAGTAACTAATGTCGTCTCTGCTGATAGTCAAGATGCTTATTTCGAAAATGACTACATTGATGATACTGAATTAATGATCGagcaagaaaaatttgaacgAATTTGTGAACTAGCTAAACTGTTAAGGAAGCATGTTTCACCTTACCTATATCAGACTATATCTACATTAGTAGGAAGCGATGAAAGTGAATACAAATCATTTCGTCCTGTATTAATTCCTTTAATGGAATGCATGGCACTTTGCGCTAGCTCTGCAGTTGAAGCTAAAATTAACGATTGGAGTTACTATGTGGATTTTGGTTCTGAATCTTGGGAACGAATCCGCAATACACGACTGAAGCGATCACTAAGCAGCcaattttattctattctTATAGAAACTAATGTTTCGTTTTTAGTCGACCAGCGAGAAAAAGTCGTGACTGTTTGGTTTGAATCACTGGGTGCTTTACATGATTCGTACGCTGCCTCATTTACCTTACTTCTTTTGGAGAAAGATAATAATAACCCATTATTATTTAACCTACCAATTATACTAGACGATCATGAGGCATTCCACCGCCAATTCAAGTCAGTTCAACTAAGCTTAATTTCTTCTGTCCTTGGAAATATGGCAAAGATTTACGACGATGTAAAAAACAACTACATGGAAAGTCAGCAATACTATcaaatactttttcttcagtatTTAAGCTCATTGTTAGCATCCATGCAAAGCAGTTATGAAAGTCTTGTTTATTCAGGTGATGAGCATTCCATATTCATTTCATCCGCGCAAAGGGTTGTGGGTGACATTCTTCAATATTGTAGTCCCTTTGCTAATGAAAGGAATTTGGCAGGACTCCGTTACTTTATGGACTCTGCAAGGTTTCCTCAACCACCGGAGCGTTTAGAATACGCCGCTTTTCGACTACGAAGTTATGCCCGTAAAAACTTAGCCTCAAACTCTTCTCGAAGCGCCTTATTCAGTTTTTTAAAGGCAAACTTCGATGTTGCCCTATTAGAGCAAAAGCAGAAAGATATAATGAATCTCTTAACTCTTGCTATGGGAAGTTACAGTCTAGATGCCAACGACCATTGGGATGTTGAAGTCTCTACATTACGAAAATTTTGCCTAAAAGAccttttgttgaattacTTAAGCGTCAAGTCTTTAGTGGCATCATtctattcttctttgctgCTTGACTGTCTAACTCAAGTTTATAGCAGCTTTCAGTACGTATATCTTAACGAAGAACATCAGATAAAGATTTGTGAAGAGGTTTATACATCTATTTCTGCGTTGGAGAATTTTGCCTTATTGTACTCATCTTCGAATCCTGTCATTGCTGGTAAAATATATCATCTTCTATCTGCTGTATCAAAATTTGCATTAGTAAAGACTGATAACCGTTTTGTCTTAGATCTTCAAAACTATTTGGGAAAATTAAGTCGGGAGTTTTTGTTAGAGCTTTGTTGGATTTTACAAAGTCAAGAGTACCCTCCACCTTTTTGTCAAGAGGTATGTCCACAGTCTAAACTCTTCAGCTCAATTGAGCAGCACTGTAAGGCTGACTGGTACGAAAATATTGATAATATTGTTCACAAAGTTAGAAAAACCAAGTTGCATTTGCCCTCCGTTGTCGAACAGGAATCTACGAAGTGGAATGCTTTAATAgaactttttgttcaatcATGGAAAAGGAAACCGGATATTTTGGAACCAGAATTAGAGACCTTTTATAGAAATGTGCGTTTACATCATAATTCTCTATCAGATTTACCCTTTCAGGTTAGTGATGTTCTAGCCAGAATAGACCGTCTTTGGATTATTGAGGGTATCAGTTTGCATGACATGTATATATAG
- the sck1 gene encoding serine/threonine protein kinase S6K family Sck1 codes for MTEIFEKIQGRSGSDSKNQYSSSSDPSFKISLSSTPSVSVETAEAKGTTEYDNQNVSTSYDPILLPDRLKNVYEEITTQVKQIEKTKDSEEQPADSRKKSNEAIPSTDTKTENLKTLEPQNDPLKTPPSSHSQLDNSFYKASEPMASNQIMGRLVVRLRQARNLLISSMHVEPYAVINYDKTEVVTPSSKKDAENGMGITIPCKTRTVNENFPMSPSLIQSELLFAEARAPRWDFETVFDVINPESAVSVSVYDRLNNDFFLGSVKVVPVLLNEYLNEGWYKLEPLDLSQPFEGEVNIQSIFEQSEITRFGPEDFTILRLIGKGTFGHVYLVQKNDTGRIYAMKKISKKLIVRKREVTHTIGERNILVRTSLDESPFIVGLKFSFQTDSDLFLITDYMSGGELFWHLQHEGRFREDRAKFYIAELVLALEHLHKHDIIYRDLKPENILLDISGHIALCDFGLSKANLSSEDTTNTFCGTTEYLAPEVLLDDKGYTKQVDFWSLGVLVFEMCCGWSPFYAPDVQQMYRNIAFGKVRFPKGVLSQEARSFVRGLLNRNPKHRLGAIADAEELKAHPFFDDINWSLLAKKKLPPPFKPQVQSDLDVSNFDQEFTNTNVRNINLNGPQDSVNGSTPLSNTMQDRFKGFTFTNKSLEDRFEGFHVDEFSERDRLKDSVRNEKNGFDKDDPVADSVFGETFEG; via the exons ATGACTGaaattttcgaaaaaatACAAGGGAGATCCGGTTCTGACAGTAAAAATCAATACTCATCATCTTCAgatccttcttttaaaatttctCTCTCTTCTACACCTTCCGTATCTGTTGAGACAGCCGAAGCAAAAGGAACGACTGAGTATGACAATCAGAACGTTTCGACTAGTTATGATCCCATTCTTTTACCGGACCGTTTAAAAAACGTGTATGAAGAAATAACTACTCAGGTGAAACAAATA gaaaaaacaaaggactCAGAGGAACAGCCCGCCGACtctagaaaaaaatcaaatgaaGCTATTCCGTCTACGGATACTAAAACTGAAAATCTCAAAACTCTCGAGCCCCAAAATGATCCTTTAAAAACTCCTCCATCCAGCCATTCCCAACTGGACAACTCATTCTATAAAGCATCTGAACCGATGGCCTCTAATCAGATTATGGGACGTTTAGTTGTACGTCTTCGTCAGGCCCGTAATCTGCTAATCTCCAGTATGCATGTTGAACCATATGCAGTCATTAATTATGATAAAACCGAAGTTGTGActccttcttcaaagaaagatgCCGAAAATGGGATGGGAATTACCATCCCTTGCAAAACACGAACCGTGAACGAGAACTTTCCTATGTCTCCTTCCCTCATTCAATCTGAGTTGTTATTTGCTGAAGCTCGAGCACCTCGATGGGACTTTGAAACTGTTTTCGACGTTATAAATCCAGAGTCCGCCGTTTCTGTCAGTGTTTACGACCGTTTGAATAACGATTTCTTCCTAGGAAGCGTCAAGGTTGTGCCGGTTTTATTAAACGAGTATTTAAATGAAGGGTGGTATAAATTGGAACCTTTGGACTTATCACAGCCCTTCGAAGGTGAAGTCAATATTCAAAGTATATTTGAACAGTCAGAAATCACACGATTCGGACCAGAAGATTTTACGATTCTTCGACTGATCGGGAAAG GAACATTTGGCCACGTTTAtcttgttcaaaaaaatgacACGGGTCGAATTTATgctatgaaaaagatttcaaaaaaattaattgtTAGAAAAAGGGAAGTAACACATACTATTGGGGAGAGGAATATACTGGTTCGAACTTCACTTGATGAATCACCGTTTATCGTTGGACtgaagttttcttttcaaactGATTCTGACTTGTTCTTAATTACGGATTACATGAGTGGAGGTGAATTATTTTGGCATCTACAACATGAGGGGCGGTTTCGCGAAGATCGGGCTAAGTTTTATATAGCAGAACTTGTTTTGGCCTTAGAACATCTTCACAAGCATGACATTATTTATAGAGACCTGAAGCCCgaaaatattcttttagATATAAGCGGACATATTGCATTGTGTGATTTCGGATTGTCGAAAGCAAATCTTTCGTCCGAAGACACTACAAATACTTTTTGTGGAACTACGGAATACCTGGCACCCGAGGTTTTATTGGATGATAAGGGGTATACGAAGCAGGTAGATTTTTGGTCTCTCGGTGTTTTAGTTTTCGAAATGTGTTGTGGTTGGAGTCCCTTTTATGCACCGGATGTGCAACAGATGTACAGAAATATAGCTTTTGGGAAAGTTCGGTTTCCCAAAGGCGTGCTATCCCAAGAAGCTCGCAGCTTCGTTCGTGGATTGCTGAATCGGAATCCCAAACATCGACTGGGAGCAATTGCAGATGCGGAGGAACTAAAAGCGCAtccattttttgatgatatCAACTGGAGTTTGCTGgcgaagaaaaagttacCCCCTCCATTTAAGCCTCAAGTACAAAGTGATTTGGATGTCTCCAATTTTGATCAAGAATTTACGAACACTAATGTTCGCAATATAAACTTAAATGGTCCCCAGGATTCAGTTAATGGTTCTACACCTCTATCAAATACGATGCAAGACAGATTCAAAGGATTTACTTT TACCAATAAATCCTTAGAAGATCGGTTTGAAGGTTTTCACGTTGATGAATTTTCGGAAAGAGACCGGCTCAAAGACTCCGTTCGTAATGAAAAAAACGGTTTTGATAAAGATGACCCTGTAGCAGATTCTGTTTTTGGAGAAACATTTGAGGGTTAA
- a CDS encoding RNA-binding protein involved in ribosomal large subunit assembly and maintenance → MAGIGKKRVKKRTHLKEDPTSEASVPKSMVIRVGASEIGKSLSLLTRDLRHMMEPHTAVRLRERKANKLKDYITMTGPLGVSHLMVLSRSDTNANLRIVRAPRGPALHFRIHEYMLNKDVRNLQKTPKSPNAEFLTPPLLVMNHFNTKSSKETPHEALLTTTFQNMFPPLSLQSTNINSVKRVLLLNKRDDGYIDLRHYLITTKPVGVSRPINRLLKGQTHPSDLPDLNGVRDISDFVLHGEGMSGVPSDSEAEEDATVEVSRPTPTKIEEKLLSESQLLKPKQQAIKLIEIGPRLTLELTKVTEEAMGGKVLYHSHVQKSEDEVRQLDKYHNENRSLKEKRKRAQEQNVQRKLDKKNKKSKKNQPSSEHSGSEASEGEEEEEAADGHTADV, encoded by the exons ATGGCTGGAATTGGCAAGAAACGC gtgaagaaaaggactcatttgaaagaagatcCTACTAGTGAGGCCTCGGTTCCCAAATCG ATGGTTATCCGTGTTGGTGCATCTGAAATAGGCAAAAgtctttctcttcttaCTCGTGATCTTCGACACATGATGGAACCGCATACAGCTGTGCGCTTGAGG GAACGTAAAGCAAACAAACTTAAGGACTACATAACAATGACTGGTCCTTTGGGAGTTTCTCATTTGATGGTTCTTTCTCGTTCCGATACGAATGCAAATTTACGAATTGTTCGTGCTCCAAGAGGCCCAGCTTTGCATTTTCGTATCCATGAGTATATGCTCAACAAAGATGTTCGAAACCTTCAAAAGACTCCAAAATCTCCAAACGCAGAGTTTTTGACTCCTCCTCTTCTCGTAATGAACCATTTCAATACAAAGTCCTCTAAGGAAACCCCCCATGAAGCTTTACTGACAACAACTTTCCAAAACATGTTTCCTCCCTTGTCGCTTCAGTCGACCAACATAAATTCAGTAAAACGTGTGCTTCTACTCAACAAACGTGACGATGGCTACATAGATCTTCGTCATTACTTAATTACCACCAAGCCTGTAGGGGTTTCGCGGCCAATCAATCGTCTTTTAAAGGGCCAAACGCATCCCTCTGATCTCCCGGATTTAAATGGAGTTCGTGATATCTCGGATTTCGTTTTGCATGGAGAAGGGATGTCCGGAGTACCCAGTGATTCTGAGgctgaagaagatgctACCGTCGAAGTCTCTCGACCTACACCAACAAAAATCGAAGAAAAACTCCTTAGCGAATCTCAGTTGCTAAAACCCAAGCAGCAGGCGATTAAGTTAATTGAAATTGGTCCCCGTTTGACTTTGGAGCTCACAAAAGTTACCGAAGAAGCAATGGGAGGTAAGGTCCTTTATCACAGTCATGTACAGAAGTCTGAGGATGAAGTTCGTCAACTTGACAAGTATCACAATGAAAATCGTTctcttaaagaaaagagaaagagagcACAAGAACAAAATGTTCAGCGTAAGCTGGAtaagaagaataaaaagtcaaagaaaaatcaaccTTCAAGTGAGCATTCTGGATCTGAAGCTAGTGAAGGcgaagaggaagaggaagctGCAGATGGTCACACTGCAGACGTgtaa
- the gon7 gene encoding EKC/KEOPS complex subunit Gon7, translating into MPDLTLQYTNELDPQHSCSKDLTVEEDKQTFYDSLKHQVRALQEYSNAFFTEKMKYETKIDVPEEQPIML; encoded by the coding sequence ATGCCTGATTTGACGCTTCAATATACCAACGAACTTGATCCTCAGCACTCTTGCTCCAAGGACCTGACGGTGGAGGAAGACAAGCAAACCTTCTATGACTCTTTGAAGCACCAAGTAAGAGCATTGCAGGAATACTCCAATGCATtctttacagaaaaaatgaagtatGAGACGAAAATCGACGTTCCTGAAGAGCAACCCATCATGCTCTAA